Proteins found in one Oncorhynchus keta strain PuntledgeMale-10-30-2019 chromosome 2, Oket_V2, whole genome shotgun sequence genomic segment:
- the LOC118360439 gene encoding transmembrane protein 9B-like — MMSRVAFKLLALVGLLLMSTQTTDAKNSEDIRCKCTCPPYRDIEGQIYKQNVSLKDCNCLHVVEPMPVDGKDVEAYCLRCECKYEERSSGTIKVTIIIYLSILGLLFLYMVYLTLLEPMLKRRLFGHSQLQNDDDVGDQQPFANAHNVLSRSTSRPNMLNKVEHAQQRWRRQVQEQRKSVFDRHVVLS, encoded by the exons ATGATGTCACGAGTTGCCTTCAAGCTGCTCGCTCTTGTTGGTTTGTTATTGATGTCAACACAGACGACGGATGCTAAA AATTCAGAGGATATCCGGTGTAAATGTACCTGCCCACCGTACAGAGACATTGAAGGACAGATCTACAAACAAAATGTATCTCTAAAGGATTg TAACTGCCTTCATGTTGTGGAGCCAATGCCAGTTGATGGAAAGGATGTGGAGGCGTACTGTCTGCGTTGTGAATGCAAATATGAGGAGAGGAGTTCTGGAACTATCAAG GTGACTATCATAATCTACCTGTCCATCCTGGGCCTGCTGTTCCTCTACATGGTGTACCTGACCCTGCTGGAGCCCATGCTGAAGAGGAGGCTCTTTGGACACTCACAGCTTCAGAATGATGATGATGTTGGG GACCAGCAGCCTTTCGCCAACGCCCACAACGTATTGTCTCGTTCGACCTCTCGTCCCAACATGCTGAACAAAGTGGAACACGCTCAGCAGCGCTGGAGGAGGCAGGTCCAGGAACAGAGGAAGTCTGTGTTTGACCGCCATGTGGTGCTCAGCTAA
- the LOC118360462 gene encoding signal peptide, CUB and EGF-like domain-containing protein 2 isoform X3 — MGAICIARDFCLFLLLLNIRQSAALLENPDIDECDIEYNGGCVHECNNIPGNYRCTCHDGFNLARDGHNCLDVDECVFNNGGCQYTCVNTMGSYECSCKEGFFLSDNQHTCIHRSVEGLSCMNKEHGCAHICKETPKGGVACECRPGFELAKNQRGCILTCNHGNGGCQHTCEDMEQGPICKCHVRYTLHPDGRSCVERDETTTESSDHNATSFTEVDKRVKRRLLMENCAVNNGGCDSTCKDTSTGVRCSCPVGFTLQPDGKTCKDINECELHNGGCDHFCRNTIGSFECNCWKGFKLLTDERSCQDIDECYFERTCGHTCVNSPGGFECVCNKGYTLYGLAHCGDINECSVNNGGCEQGCENTMGGFECDCHPGYKLHWNKKDCIEAEGFPATKPPSKPTLNCSRQEGGDRCYLTCQSQVHITSGTEDSYTVTCGMPLPCLAGAQRNGSGSYCLGNVLRIKTTATFKSGTGMCNLKRSQERLKESLNTAHSDSRSPFTENVQFSYVRLRCSSSGPRMRSRHGRKAGYEEEGSSITAEFELDVNLEEVTAESCDLGCVRRRSEKRLRKTIRTLRKSIHREQFHLHFAGSNYELAKRLARPVDLPEHCGKGQVLVDRKCVSCTVGTYYDRDQGKCVLCPAGMYQDEEGKNSCEACPGPEVRGSPRSVGAWNISECGGQCPPGQFSHDGFIPCLPCPLGTYQPEVGRTSCFHCGGNLVTKHNGAVSFQECETKVQCSPGHYYNTSTHRCIRCPMATYQMEFGQNYCISCPGNTTTDFDGSTNIMQCKNRHCGGEMGDFTGYIESPNYPGNYPANIECTWTINPPPKRRILIVVPEIFLPIEDECGDYLVMRKSSLSNSVTTYETCQTYERPIAFTSRSKRLWIQFKSNEGNSGKGFQVPYVTYDEDYQELIEDIVRDGRLYASENHQEILKDKKLMKALFDVLAHPQNFFNYTAQESREMFPKSFIRFLRSKVLRFLRP, encoded by the exons ATGGGAGCTATTTGTATTGCAAGagacttttgtttgtttttgctcTTGTTAAATATTCGCCAAAGTGCAGCTCTTCTAGAGAACCCAG ACATTGATGAATGCGACATCGAGTACAATGGTGGCTGTGTACACGAATGTAACAACATACCAGGCAATTATCGTTGCACTTGCCATGATGGATTCAATTTAGCGCGCGATGGACATAATTGTCTAG ATGTGGACGAATGTGTCTTCAACAATGGAGGGTGCCAGTATACATGTGTCAACACCATGGGGAGTTATGAGTGCAGCTGCAAAGAGGGCTTCTTCCTCAGTGACAACCAGCACACATGTATCCACCGCTCTGTGG AGGGCCTTAGCTGTATGAATAAGGAGCATGGCTGTGCTCACATCTGCAAGGAGACACCCAAGGGAGGAGTGGCCTGCGAGTGCCGCCCAGGATTTGAGCTGGCCAAGAACCAAAGAGGCTGCATCT TGACTTGCAACCATGGTAACGGGGGCTGCCAGCACACCTGTGAGGACATGGAGCAGGGGCCCATCTGCAAGTGTCATGTGAGGTACACCCTGCACCCTGACGGCAGGTCCTGTGTAG AGCGGGACGAGACAACTACTGAGAGCTCTGATCACAACGCCACGTCCTTCACTGAGGTGGACAAACGTGTCAAGCGCAGACTGCTCATGG AGAACTGTGCGGTGAATAACGGGGGGTGTGACTCCACGTGTAAGGACACATCCACGGGGGTACGCTGCAGCTGCCCCGTGGGCTTCACTCTGCAGCCTGACGGGAAGACGTGCAAAG ACATTAATGAGTGTGAGCTGCACAATGGCGGTTGCGACCACTTCTGCAGGAACACCATCGGCAGCTTTGAGTGTAACTGCTGGAAGGGCTTCAAGCTGCTTACTGACGAGCGCTCCTGTCAGG ATATAGACGAGTGTTATTTCGAAAGGACATGTGGTCACACGTGTGTGAACTCCCCTGGTGGTTTTGAGTGTGTTTGCAACAAAGGGTACACCCTGTATGGACTGGCCCACTGTGGAG ACATAAATGAGTGCAGTGTGAACAACGGAGGTTGTGAGCAGGGCTGTGAGAACACCATGGGTGGGTTTGAGTGTGACTGCCACCCTGGTTATAAGCTACACTGGAACAAAAAAGACTGTATCG AGGCAGAGGGTTTCCCAGCAACAAAGCCCCCCTCTAAACCGACCTTAAACTGCAGCAGGCAGGAGGGAGGTGACCGCTGCTACCTGACCTGCCAGTCCCAGGTCCACATCACCAGTG GGACGGAGGATTCTTATACAGTGACCTGTGGAATGCCTCTGCCCTGCTTGGCTGGAGCACAAAGGAATGGAAGTGGCTCGTATTGCTTGGGCAA TGTCCTGCGAATTAAGACCACAGCCACTTTTAAGTCTGGCACAGGAATGTGCAACTTGAAACGTAGTcaagagagactgaaggagagcctgaacacagctcactcag ACAGCAGGTCCCCCTTCACGGAGAACGTCCAGTTCAGCTATGTGCGCTTGCGCTGCAGCTCGTCTGGCCCCCGGATGCGGAGCCGCCACGGCAGGAAGGCGGGTTACGAGGAGGAGGGCTCTTCCATCACGGCTGAGTTTGAGTTGGATGTGAACCTAGAGGAGGTAACAG CAGAGAGCTGTGACCTGGGCTGTGTGCGCCGGCGCTCAGAGAAGAGGCTGAGGAAGACTATCCGTACCCTGAGGAAGTCCATCCACCGGGAGCAGTTCCACCTCCACTTCGCTGGCTCTAACTACGAGCTGGCCAAGAGGCTGGCGCGGCCAGTGGACCTGCCGGAACACTGTGGGAAAGGACAAGTGCTGGTGGACAGGAAATGTG TGAGCTGCACTGTTGGAACGTACTATGACAGGGATCAGGGAAAGTGTGTTCTGTGTCCAGCTGGAATGTACCAAGATGAAGAGGGGAAAAATTCTTGTGAGGCCTGCCCAGGGCCAGAGGTGAGAGGAAGCCCCAGGTCGGTTGGGGCGTGGAATATCTCTGAGTGTGGAG GTCAATGTCCCCCTGGTCAATTCTCCCATGATGGCTTCATCCCTTGTCTGCCCTGTCCCCTGGGTACCTACCAGCCAGAGGTGGGGCGCACTTCCTGTTTCCACTGTGGAGGAAACCTGGTCACCAAACACAATGGTGCCGTGTCCTTCCAGGAGTGTGAGACCAAAG TCCAGTGTTCACCGGGACATTACTACAACACCAGCACACACCGCTGTATCCGTTGTCCCATGGCGACATATCAGATGGAGTTTGGTCAGAATTACTGCATCTCCTGCCCAGGAAATACCACCACTGACTTTGATGGCTCCACCAACATCATGCAGTGCAAAA acagacactgtggtggAGAGATGGGAGATTTCACTGGCTACATCGAGTCTCCCAACTACCCAGGGAACTACCCAGCCAACATCGAGTGCACCTGGACCATCAACCCACCGCCCAAGCGCAGAATCCTCATCGTGGTCCCAGAGATCTTCCTCCCCATCGAGGATGAGTGTGGAGACTACCTGGTCATGAgaaagagct CTCTCTCCAACTCTGTGACGACCTATGAGACCTGCCAGACCTATGAACGGCCTATTGCCTTCACCTCCCGCTCCAAGAGGCTGTGGATACAGTTTAAATCGAATGAAGGGAACAGTGGGAAGGGCTTCCAAGTCCCTTATGTGACCTATGACG AGGACTACCAGGAACTCATCGAAGACATAGTCAGAGATGGAAGATTATATGCCTCTGAAAATCACCAAGAAATTCTCAAG GACAAGAAGCTTATGAAGGCACTGTTTGATGTATTGGCCCACCCACAGAACTTCTTCAACTACACAGCACAGGAGTCAAGAGAAATGTTCCCCAAATCCTTCATCCGATTTCTACGTTCTAAGGTCTTGAGATTCCTTCGCCCTTAA
- the LOC118360462 gene encoding signal peptide, CUB and EGF-like domain-containing protein 2 isoform X2 has product MGAICIARDFCLFLLLLNIRQSAALLENPDIDECDIEYNGGCVHECNNIPGNYRCTCHDGFNLARDGHNCLDVDECVFNNGGCQYTCVNTMGSYECSCKEGFFLSDNQHTCIHRSVEGLSCMNKEHGCAHICKETPKGGVACECRPGFELAKNQRGCILTCNHGNGGCQHTCEDMEQGPICKCHVRYTLHPDGRSCVERDETTTESSDHNATSFTEVDKRVKRRLLMENCAVNNGGCDSTCKDTSTGVRCSCPVGFTLQPDGKTCKDINECELHNGGCDHFCRNTIGSFECNCWKGFKLLTDERSCQDIDECYFERTCGHTCVNSPGGFECVCNKGYTLYGLAHCGDINECSVNNGGCEQGCENTMGGFECDCHPGYKLHWNKKDCIAESCDLGCVRRRSEKRLRKTIRTLRKSIHREQFHLHFAGSNYELAKRLARPVDLPEHCGKGQVLVDRKCAGMYQDEEGKNSCEACPGPEVRGSPRSVGAWNISECGGQCPPGQFSHDGFIPCLPCPLGTYQPEVGRTSCFHCGGNLVTKHNGAVSFQECETKVQCSPGHYYNTSTHRCIRCPMATYQMEFGQNYCISCPGNTTTDFDGSTNIMQCKNRHCGGEMGDFTGYIESPNYPGNYPANIECTWTINPPPKRRILIVVPEIFLPIEDECGDYLVMRKSSLSNSVTTYETCQTYERPIAFTSRSKRLWIQFKSNEGNSGKGFQVPYVTYDEDYQELIEDIVRDGRLYASENHQEILKDKKLMKALFDVLAHPQNFFNYTAQESREMFPKSFIRFLRSKVLRFLRP; this is encoded by the exons ATGGGAGCTATTTGTATTGCAAGagacttttgtttgtttttgctcTTGTTAAATATTCGCCAAAGTGCAGCTCTTCTAGAGAACCCAG ACATTGATGAATGCGACATCGAGTACAATGGTGGCTGTGTACACGAATGTAACAACATACCAGGCAATTATCGTTGCACTTGCCATGATGGATTCAATTTAGCGCGCGATGGACATAATTGTCTAG ATGTGGACGAATGTGTCTTCAACAATGGAGGGTGCCAGTATACATGTGTCAACACCATGGGGAGTTATGAGTGCAGCTGCAAAGAGGGCTTCTTCCTCAGTGACAACCAGCACACATGTATCCACCGCTCTGTGG AGGGCCTTAGCTGTATGAATAAGGAGCATGGCTGTGCTCACATCTGCAAGGAGACACCCAAGGGAGGAGTGGCCTGCGAGTGCCGCCCAGGATTTGAGCTGGCCAAGAACCAAAGAGGCTGCATCT TGACTTGCAACCATGGTAACGGGGGCTGCCAGCACACCTGTGAGGACATGGAGCAGGGGCCCATCTGCAAGTGTCATGTGAGGTACACCCTGCACCCTGACGGCAGGTCCTGTGTAG AGCGGGACGAGACAACTACTGAGAGCTCTGATCACAACGCCACGTCCTTCACTGAGGTGGACAAACGTGTCAAGCGCAGACTGCTCATGG AGAACTGTGCGGTGAATAACGGGGGGTGTGACTCCACGTGTAAGGACACATCCACGGGGGTACGCTGCAGCTGCCCCGTGGGCTTCACTCTGCAGCCTGACGGGAAGACGTGCAAAG ACATTAATGAGTGTGAGCTGCACAATGGCGGTTGCGACCACTTCTGCAGGAACACCATCGGCAGCTTTGAGTGTAACTGCTGGAAGGGCTTCAAGCTGCTTACTGACGAGCGCTCCTGTCAGG ATATAGACGAGTGTTATTTCGAAAGGACATGTGGTCACACGTGTGTGAACTCCCCTGGTGGTTTTGAGTGTGTTTGCAACAAAGGGTACACCCTGTATGGACTGGCCCACTGTGGAG ACATAAATGAGTGCAGTGTGAACAACGGAGGTTGTGAGCAGGGCTGTGAGAACACCATGGGTGGGTTTGAGTGTGACTGCCACCCTGGTTATAAGCTACACTGGAACAAAAAAGACTGTATCG CAGAGAGCTGTGACCTGGGCTGTGTGCGCCGGCGCTCAGAGAAGAGGCTGAGGAAGACTATCCGTACCCTGAGGAAGTCCATCCACCGGGAGCAGTTCCACCTCCACTTCGCTGGCTCTAACTACGAGCTGGCCAAGAGGCTGGCGCGGCCAGTGGACCTGCCGGAACACTGTGGGAAAGGACAAGTGCTGGTGGACAGGAAATGTG CTGGAATGTACCAAGATGAAGAGGGGAAAAATTCTTGTGAGGCCTGCCCAGGGCCAGAGGTGAGAGGAAGCCCCAGGTCGGTTGGGGCGTGGAATATCTCTGAGTGTGGAG GTCAATGTCCCCCTGGTCAATTCTCCCATGATGGCTTCATCCCTTGTCTGCCCTGTCCCCTGGGTACCTACCAGCCAGAGGTGGGGCGCACTTCCTGTTTCCACTGTGGAGGAAACCTGGTCACCAAACACAATGGTGCCGTGTCCTTCCAGGAGTGTGAGACCAAAG TCCAGTGTTCACCGGGACATTACTACAACACCAGCACACACCGCTGTATCCGTTGTCCCATGGCGACATATCAGATGGAGTTTGGTCAGAATTACTGCATCTCCTGCCCAGGAAATACCACCACTGACTTTGATGGCTCCACCAACATCATGCAGTGCAAAA acagacactgtggtggAGAGATGGGAGATTTCACTGGCTACATCGAGTCTCCCAACTACCCAGGGAACTACCCAGCCAACATCGAGTGCACCTGGACCATCAACCCACCGCCCAAGCGCAGAATCCTCATCGTGGTCCCAGAGATCTTCCTCCCCATCGAGGATGAGTGTGGAGACTACCTGGTCATGAgaaagagct CTCTCTCCAACTCTGTGACGACCTATGAGACCTGCCAGACCTATGAACGGCCTATTGCCTTCACCTCCCGCTCCAAGAGGCTGTGGATACAGTTTAAATCGAATGAAGGGAACAGTGGGAAGGGCTTCCAAGTCCCTTATGTGACCTATGACG AGGACTACCAGGAACTCATCGAAGACATAGTCAGAGATGGAAGATTATATGCCTCTGAAAATCACCAAGAAATTCTCAAG GACAAGAAGCTTATGAAGGCACTGTTTGATGTATTGGCCCACCCACAGAACTTCTTCAACTACACAGCACAGGAGTCAAGAGAAATGTTCCCCAAATCCTTCATCCGATTTCTACGTTCTAAGGTCTTGAGATTCCTTCGCCCTTAA
- the LOC118360462 gene encoding signal peptide, CUB and EGF-like domain-containing protein 2 isoform X1 — protein MGAICIARDFCLFLLLLNIRQSAALLENPDIDECDIEYNGGCVHECNNIPGNYRCTCHDGFNLARDGHNCLDVDECVFNNGGCQYTCVNTMGSYECSCKEGFFLSDNQHTCIHRSVEGLSCMNKEHGCAHICKETPKGGVACECRPGFELAKNQRGCILTCNHGNGGCQHTCEDMEQGPICKCHVRYTLHPDGRSCVERDETTTESSDHNATSFTEVDKRVKRRLLMENCAVNNGGCDSTCKDTSTGVRCSCPVGFTLQPDGKTCKDINECELHNGGCDHFCRNTIGSFECNCWKGFKLLTDERSCQDIDECYFERTCGHTCVNSPGGFECVCNKGYTLYGLAHCGDINECSVNNGGCEQGCENTMGGFECDCHPGYKLHWNKKDCIAESCDLGCVRRRSEKRLRKTIRTLRKSIHREQFHLHFAGSNYELAKRLARPVDLPEHCGKGQVLVDRKCVSCTVGTYYDRDQGKCVLCPAGMYQDEEGKNSCEACPGPEVRGSPRSVGAWNISECGGQCPPGQFSHDGFIPCLPCPLGTYQPEVGRTSCFHCGGNLVTKHNGAVSFQECETKVQCSPGHYYNTSTHRCIRCPMATYQMEFGQNYCISCPGNTTTDFDGSTNIMQCKNRHCGGEMGDFTGYIESPNYPGNYPANIECTWTINPPPKRRILIVVPEIFLPIEDECGDYLVMRKSSLSNSVTTYETCQTYERPIAFTSRSKRLWIQFKSNEGNSGKGFQVPYVTYDEDYQELIEDIVRDGRLYASENHQEILKDKKLMKALFDVLAHPQNFFNYTAQESREMFPKSFIRFLRSKVLRFLRP, from the exons ATGGGAGCTATTTGTATTGCAAGagacttttgtttgtttttgctcTTGTTAAATATTCGCCAAAGTGCAGCTCTTCTAGAGAACCCAG ACATTGATGAATGCGACATCGAGTACAATGGTGGCTGTGTACACGAATGTAACAACATACCAGGCAATTATCGTTGCACTTGCCATGATGGATTCAATTTAGCGCGCGATGGACATAATTGTCTAG ATGTGGACGAATGTGTCTTCAACAATGGAGGGTGCCAGTATACATGTGTCAACACCATGGGGAGTTATGAGTGCAGCTGCAAAGAGGGCTTCTTCCTCAGTGACAACCAGCACACATGTATCCACCGCTCTGTGG AGGGCCTTAGCTGTATGAATAAGGAGCATGGCTGTGCTCACATCTGCAAGGAGACACCCAAGGGAGGAGTGGCCTGCGAGTGCCGCCCAGGATTTGAGCTGGCCAAGAACCAAAGAGGCTGCATCT TGACTTGCAACCATGGTAACGGGGGCTGCCAGCACACCTGTGAGGACATGGAGCAGGGGCCCATCTGCAAGTGTCATGTGAGGTACACCCTGCACCCTGACGGCAGGTCCTGTGTAG AGCGGGACGAGACAACTACTGAGAGCTCTGATCACAACGCCACGTCCTTCACTGAGGTGGACAAACGTGTCAAGCGCAGACTGCTCATGG AGAACTGTGCGGTGAATAACGGGGGGTGTGACTCCACGTGTAAGGACACATCCACGGGGGTACGCTGCAGCTGCCCCGTGGGCTTCACTCTGCAGCCTGACGGGAAGACGTGCAAAG ACATTAATGAGTGTGAGCTGCACAATGGCGGTTGCGACCACTTCTGCAGGAACACCATCGGCAGCTTTGAGTGTAACTGCTGGAAGGGCTTCAAGCTGCTTACTGACGAGCGCTCCTGTCAGG ATATAGACGAGTGTTATTTCGAAAGGACATGTGGTCACACGTGTGTGAACTCCCCTGGTGGTTTTGAGTGTGTTTGCAACAAAGGGTACACCCTGTATGGACTGGCCCACTGTGGAG ACATAAATGAGTGCAGTGTGAACAACGGAGGTTGTGAGCAGGGCTGTGAGAACACCATGGGTGGGTTTGAGTGTGACTGCCACCCTGGTTATAAGCTACACTGGAACAAAAAAGACTGTATCG CAGAGAGCTGTGACCTGGGCTGTGTGCGCCGGCGCTCAGAGAAGAGGCTGAGGAAGACTATCCGTACCCTGAGGAAGTCCATCCACCGGGAGCAGTTCCACCTCCACTTCGCTGGCTCTAACTACGAGCTGGCCAAGAGGCTGGCGCGGCCAGTGGACCTGCCGGAACACTGTGGGAAAGGACAAGTGCTGGTGGACAGGAAATGTG TGAGCTGCACTGTTGGAACGTACTATGACAGGGATCAGGGAAAGTGTGTTCTGTGTCCAGCTGGAATGTACCAAGATGAAGAGGGGAAAAATTCTTGTGAGGCCTGCCCAGGGCCAGAGGTGAGAGGAAGCCCCAGGTCGGTTGGGGCGTGGAATATCTCTGAGTGTGGAG GTCAATGTCCCCCTGGTCAATTCTCCCATGATGGCTTCATCCCTTGTCTGCCCTGTCCCCTGGGTACCTACCAGCCAGAGGTGGGGCGCACTTCCTGTTTCCACTGTGGAGGAAACCTGGTCACCAAACACAATGGTGCCGTGTCCTTCCAGGAGTGTGAGACCAAAG TCCAGTGTTCACCGGGACATTACTACAACACCAGCACACACCGCTGTATCCGTTGTCCCATGGCGACATATCAGATGGAGTTTGGTCAGAATTACTGCATCTCCTGCCCAGGAAATACCACCACTGACTTTGATGGCTCCACCAACATCATGCAGTGCAAAA acagacactgtggtggAGAGATGGGAGATTTCACTGGCTACATCGAGTCTCCCAACTACCCAGGGAACTACCCAGCCAACATCGAGTGCACCTGGACCATCAACCCACCGCCCAAGCGCAGAATCCTCATCGTGGTCCCAGAGATCTTCCTCCCCATCGAGGATGAGTGTGGAGACTACCTGGTCATGAgaaagagct CTCTCTCCAACTCTGTGACGACCTATGAGACCTGCCAGACCTATGAACGGCCTATTGCCTTCACCTCCCGCTCCAAGAGGCTGTGGATACAGTTTAAATCGAATGAAGGGAACAGTGGGAAGGGCTTCCAAGTCCCTTATGTGACCTATGACG AGGACTACCAGGAACTCATCGAAGACATAGTCAGAGATGGAAGATTATATGCCTCTGAAAATCACCAAGAAATTCTCAAG GACAAGAAGCTTATGAAGGCACTGTTTGATGTATTGGCCCACCCACAGAACTTCTTCAACTACACAGCACAGGAGTCAAGAGAAATGTTCCCCAAATCCTTCATCCGATTTCTACGTTCTAAGGTCTTGAGATTCCTTCGCCCTTAA